The following coding sequences are from one Triticum dicoccoides isolate Atlit2015 ecotype Zavitan chromosome 4A, WEW_v2.0, whole genome shotgun sequence window:
- the LOC119285328 gene encoding uncharacterized protein LOC119285328 isoform X2 — translation MSVAKKDEVCGHPLGLRLGEPAAGVPIKKRPVFLSDKSVPSGMTLSMKPPSTPTGMSVSALVAGFSNEPVLNRSKSDIPSRSFTPLTNEKKGVLLNGSSEIPSRGESGRLGSAAPVARSQSHKFLTLDLQLASRQNVKINSNSPVKKEKLDQGFSIFPSARPPKDVQTTSGMESSSNSSLGKLSNLDLNVSLDPVDQLEGLPTMQAGFNIPHHTTIQHQKAQVPPVAPFSSVSSRLSLNIDNTLKPSSAYQLPNKSVAADVTLDLQLKPPTRPELGISWKGLAPDPELSLSLSGNHTDEPKGLNVPDAIFTSEPVERANKISLEVPAPVSNKSPAEKILKPMACNVNPHTTMPQSVSGNVEIMPSNLVKKEPGEPTRRHIQKNVEKAPLFVQQSVGQASSSAEFEKTGNLNQVCGKAGFDLYSGKFPNGSGVRNGLEVVTDSVPAQTDKLCGVACTEKFIKREEVTTAIPSPVIATVSGQSESLIAKSLHLEGNVASPVAGLCEPASQPTISASGPASCNPVKATIDCKPAVNQIHAHKNVARKPCDVSRSSSNPTAEPLVFNSLHRAVLDGMSQGSASMDFSEDGDNAVSQLPTTNKPRVESLGNSQITEVNNLITEPRKEGDSNMHHDCLSVTNKVHIQGTDDVKRVNTPDVIATHSGEEEHESEVSVNGKAKDKQLLTSDKNSPLTNTDITMEDVKISAGASSADLTRSPILGASGSHKIDSTRQSPKTSDNTVEKCRIPVIKSERSQSPDGKQAANCSEDNTKIAAVKSEHGTEKEEIARGSNLQPNDPVLGEDSLVDRASTSQLHNESTENEKDGQVNGSHWRDVANAYVNRNERWERFMQSERENNREFHGGRDMNNQRRIDPRYRGRGGGYHGYPRNFRGPRMSDESEIDFEDEPIVGRRRPHENDYGHLHRTQHRRLRSPLHQMPGCLMREMEHDRFSGREIMDPRLLDHGQMDDVPDDMMEQRFFMPHPHSQHTLGDHAFIHRDRSHSPGQRRGAPVHFHRGRSPETMHRSPPLNRSDRPYLPHQRHIRRRGSPFDRVGHDERGMQRNMKRCGMHQGVEGETFEPPLHPAQLAVLHAEAELTERRRFGERRGYRRSLERSPMGGDEEMLSYHHGDGDIDFADGDGGPREPDGRGFRNRMEHRARGEQEDGFRYRGPQGCRDGNPNDSRSKKRRY, via the exons ATGTCGGTAGCCAAGAAGGACGAG GTTTGCGGTCATCCGCTTGGGCTGCGATTGGGTGAGCCGGCTGCTGGTGTTCCCATTAAGAAAAGGCCGGTTTTCTTATCCGACAAATCAGTTCCATCTGGAATGACACTCTCCATGAAGCCCCCATCTACTCCGACGGGGATGTCCGTCTCGGCTCTGGTGGCTGGCTTTAGCAACGAGCCTGTCTTGAATAGATCTAAATCGGATATTCCCAGTAGATCTTTTACTCCGTTGACGAACGAGAAGAAAGGCGTGCTACTTAATGGCTCAAGCGAGATCCCCTCTCGTGGAGAGAGTGGTAGACTAGGGAGTGCTGCTCCCGTTGCCAGATCACAGAGTCACAAGTTTCTGACTTTGGATTTACAGTTAGCGTCTCGTCAGAATGTCAAAATCAACTCTAATTCCCCTGTCAAGAAAGAGAAACTAGATCAGGGGTTTTCTATATTTCCTTCAGCAAGACCTCCCAAGGATGTGCAAACAACAAGTGGCATGGAATCTTCTTCTAACTCTAGCTTGGGAAAACTATCTAATTTAGATCTTAATGTATCACTGGACCCAGTTGATCAACTTGAAGGTTTGCCTACAATGCAGGCTGGCTTTAACATACCCCATCATACAACAATTCAGCATCAGAAAGCACAGGTTCCCCCAGTGGCACCCTTTTCTTCAGTAAGCAGTCGGCTGAGTCTAAATATTGACAATACTCTGAAACCGTCAAGTGCATATCAACTTCCTAATAAGAGTGTGGCAGCTGATGTTACCTTAGATTTGCAACTTAAACCACCAACCAGACCAGAGCTTGGAATAAGCTGGAAAGGCCTTGCTCCTGATCCAGAGCTAAGCCTCTCTCTATCTGGTAATCACACAGATGAGCCTAAGGGTCTGAATGTTCCTGATGCTATATTTACGTCTGAACCTGTTGAAAGAGCCAATAAGATCAGCCTGGAGGTTCCTGCACCAGTCTCCAATAAATCACCAGCTGAGAAGATTTTGAAACCTATGGCGTGTAATGTAAATCCTCACACCACCATGCCACAATCAGTTTCTGGAAATGTGGAGATAATGCCCAGTAATTTGGTGAAGAAAGAGCCTGGAGAACCTACACGGCGACATATCCAGAAAAATGTAGAAAAGGCACCTCTGTTCGTCCAACAAAGTGTTGGACAGGCTAGCAGTAGTGCTGAATTTGAAAAAACTGGCAACCTAAACCAAGTGTGTGGTAAAGCTGGCTTTGATTTGTACTCTGGAAAGTTTCCAAATGGTAGTGGTGTCCGCAATGGATTGGAGGTAGTGACTGATAGTGTTCCTGCACAAACTGACAAGTTGTGTGGTGTTGCTTGCACTGAGAAATTTATCAAGCGTGAAGAAGTGACAACTGCCATCCCAAGCCCTGTGATTGCAACAGTAAGTGGTCAGTCTGAGTCATTAATTGCTAAATCACTGCATTTGGAAGGTAATGTTGCCAGCcctgttgctggattatgtgaaccAGCTAGTCAACCCACCATTTCTGCTTCGGGACCTGCAAGCTGTAATCCTGTTAAAGCTACTATTGATTGTAAACCAGCAGTTAATCAGATTCATGCTCACAAAAATGTGGCCCGGAAGCCttgtgatgtatcccgaagttcctcCAACCCTACAGCTGAACCTCTGGTTTTCAATTCTCTGCACCGTGCTGTACTTGATGGTATGTCCCAAGGAAGTGCTTCAATGGACTTTTCAGAGGATGGTGATAATGCTGTTTCACAGCTGCCTACTACCAATAAGCCTCGTGTTGAGTCATTGGGTAATAGTCAAATTACTGAGGTTAATAACTTAATCACAGAGCCGCGGAAAGAAGGTGATAGTAATATGCATCATGACTGTTTGTCCGTGACAAATAAGGTTCACATTCAGGGCACTGATGATGTGAAGCGTGTTAATACGCCAGATGTCATTGCCACCCATTCAGGTGAGGAGGAGCATGAAAGTGAGGTTTCTGTTAATGGGAAAGCCAAAGACAAACAATTGTTGACATCTGATAAGAATTCCCCACTGACTAATACTGACATTACCATGGAAGATGTTAAGATTTCCGCAGGTGCCAGTTCAGCAGATCTTACAAGATCACCTATTTTGGGAGCTTCAGGTTCCCATAAAATAGATTCTACGAGGCAATCTCCCAAGACATCTGATAACACTGTCGAGAAGTGTAGAATCCCAGTGATAAAATCTGAAAGGAGTCAGTCTCCTGATGGTAAACAAGCTGCTAATTGTAGCGAGGACAATACAAAAATTGCTGCTGTAAAGAGTGAGCATGGGACAGAAAAGGAAGAGATTGCTAGAGGCTCTAATTTACAGCCAAACGAtccagttttgggtgaagattcactTGTTGACAGAGCTTCGACCAGTCAACTACATAATGAATCTACAGAG AATGAAAAAGATGGACAGGTTAATGGGTCGCATTGGCGAGATGTGGCAAATGCTTATGTTAATAG GAATGAAAGATGGGAGAGGTTCATGCAGTCTGAGCGAGAGAACAATAGAGAGTTCCATGGTGGCAGAGACATGAACAATCAACGGAGGATAGACCCACGTTATCGTGGTCGTGGTGGTGGATATCATGGCTATCCAAGGAACTTCAGGGGTCCAAGAATGAGCGATGAGTCTGAAATTGACTTCGAAGATGAACCTATTGTTGGCAGAAGGAGGCCACATGAAAATGACTACGGGCACTTGCACCGAACTCAGCATAGGCGGCTGCGTTCACCACTGCATCAGATGCCTGGCTGCCTCATGAGAGAAATGGAGCATGACAGATTTTCTGGGAGAGAGATTATGGACCCTAGGCTGTTGGATCACGGGCAGATGGATGATGTCCCAGATGACATGATGGAACAGAGGTTTTTCATGCCCCATCCTCATTCACAGCACACTCTAGGTGATCATGCATTTATCCACAGGGACAGGAGTCATTCACCTGGTCAAAGAAGGGGCGCCCCCGTGCATTTCCACCGGGGACGGTCCCCTGAAACCATGCACAGATCACCACCACTAAACAGAAGTGACAGACCATACTTACCTCATCAACGCCACATACGACGCCGTGGTTCTCCATTCGACCGAGTAGGACATGACGAGAGAGGTATGCAAAGGAACATGAAGCGGTGTGGCATGCATCAAGGTGTGGAAGGTGAGACCTTTGAGCCACCTTTACATCCCGCTCAACTAGCCGTGCTACATGCAGAGGCTGAGCTTACAGAGAGAAGGAGGTTTGGGGAGAGGAGAGGGTATCGTCGATCCTTGGAACGGAGCCCCATGGGCGGCGACGAGGAGATGCTCTCATACCACCACGGCGATGGCGACATCGACTTCGCCGATGGTGATGGCGGTCCACGGGAGCCTGATGGCCGTGGCTTCAGGAACAGAATGGAGCACCGAGCAAGGGGCGAGCAGGAAGACGGCTTCAGGTACCGTGGCCCTCAGGGGTGCCGTGACGGCAACCCGAATGACAGTAGATCGAAGAAGAGGAGGTACTGA
- the LOC119285328 gene encoding uncharacterized protein LOC119285328 isoform X1 — MSVAKKDEVCGHPLGLRLGEPAAGVPIKKRPVFLSDKSVPSGMTLSMKPPSTPTGMSVSALVAGFSNEPVLNRSKSDIPSRSFTPLTNEKKGVLLNGSSEIPSRGESGRLGSAAPVARSQSHKFLTLDLQLASRQNVKINSNSPVKKEKLDQGFSIFPSARPPKDVQTTSGMESSSNSSLGKLSNLDLNVSLDPVDQLEGLPTMQAGFNIPHHTTIQHQKAQVPPVAPFSSVSSRLSLNIDNTLKPSSAYQLPNKSVAADVTLDLQLKPPTRPELGISWKGLAPDPELSLSLSGNHTDEPKGLNVPDAIFTSEPVERANKISLEVPAPVSNKSPAEKILKPMACNVNPHTTMPQSVSGNVEIMPSNLVKKEPGEPTRRHIQKNVEKAPLFVQQSVGQASSSAEFEKTGNLNQVCGKAGFDLYSGKFPNGSGVRNGLEVVTDSVPAQTDKLCGVACTEKFIKREEVTTAIPSPVIATVSGQSESLIAKSLHLEGNVASPVAGLCEPASQPTISASGPASCNPVKATIDCKPAVNQIHAHKNVARKPCDVSRSSSNPTAEPLVFNSLHRAVLDGMSQGSASMDFSEDGDNAVSQLPTTNKPRVESLGNSQITEVNNLITEPRKEGDSNMHHDCLSVTNKVHIQGTDDVKRVNTPDVIATHSGEEEHESEVSVNGKAKDKQLLTSDKNSPLTNTDITMEDVKISAGASSADLTRSPILGASGSHKIDSTRQSPKTSDNTVEKCRIPVIKSERSQSPDGKQAANCSEDNTKIAAVKSEHGTEKEEIARGSNLQPNDPVLGEDSLVDRASTSQLHNESTEVKSTGERSEHEKSKPDSCMTSSVQNEKDGQVNGSHWRDVANAYVNRNERWERFMQSERENNREFHGGRDMNNQRRIDPRYRGRGGGYHGYPRNFRGPRMSDESEIDFEDEPIVGRRRPHENDYGHLHRTQHRRLRSPLHQMPGCLMREMEHDRFSGREIMDPRLLDHGQMDDVPDDMMEQRFFMPHPHSQHTLGDHAFIHRDRSHSPGQRRGAPVHFHRGRSPETMHRSPPLNRSDRPYLPHQRHIRRRGSPFDRVGHDERGMQRNMKRCGMHQGVEGETFEPPLHPAQLAVLHAEAELTERRRFGERRGYRRSLERSPMGGDEEMLSYHHGDGDIDFADGDGGPREPDGRGFRNRMEHRARGEQEDGFRYRGPQGCRDGNPNDSRSKKRRY; from the exons ATGTCGGTAGCCAAGAAGGACGAG GTTTGCGGTCATCCGCTTGGGCTGCGATTGGGTGAGCCGGCTGCTGGTGTTCCCATTAAGAAAAGGCCGGTTTTCTTATCCGACAAATCAGTTCCATCTGGAATGACACTCTCCATGAAGCCCCCATCTACTCCGACGGGGATGTCCGTCTCGGCTCTGGTGGCTGGCTTTAGCAACGAGCCTGTCTTGAATAGATCTAAATCGGATATTCCCAGTAGATCTTTTACTCCGTTGACGAACGAGAAGAAAGGCGTGCTACTTAATGGCTCAAGCGAGATCCCCTCTCGTGGAGAGAGTGGTAGACTAGGGAGTGCTGCTCCCGTTGCCAGATCACAGAGTCACAAGTTTCTGACTTTGGATTTACAGTTAGCGTCTCGTCAGAATGTCAAAATCAACTCTAATTCCCCTGTCAAGAAAGAGAAACTAGATCAGGGGTTTTCTATATTTCCTTCAGCAAGACCTCCCAAGGATGTGCAAACAACAAGTGGCATGGAATCTTCTTCTAACTCTAGCTTGGGAAAACTATCTAATTTAGATCTTAATGTATCACTGGACCCAGTTGATCAACTTGAAGGTTTGCCTACAATGCAGGCTGGCTTTAACATACCCCATCATACAACAATTCAGCATCAGAAAGCACAGGTTCCCCCAGTGGCACCCTTTTCTTCAGTAAGCAGTCGGCTGAGTCTAAATATTGACAATACTCTGAAACCGTCAAGTGCATATCAACTTCCTAATAAGAGTGTGGCAGCTGATGTTACCTTAGATTTGCAACTTAAACCACCAACCAGACCAGAGCTTGGAATAAGCTGGAAAGGCCTTGCTCCTGATCCAGAGCTAAGCCTCTCTCTATCTGGTAATCACACAGATGAGCCTAAGGGTCTGAATGTTCCTGATGCTATATTTACGTCTGAACCTGTTGAAAGAGCCAATAAGATCAGCCTGGAGGTTCCTGCACCAGTCTCCAATAAATCACCAGCTGAGAAGATTTTGAAACCTATGGCGTGTAATGTAAATCCTCACACCACCATGCCACAATCAGTTTCTGGAAATGTGGAGATAATGCCCAGTAATTTGGTGAAGAAAGAGCCTGGAGAACCTACACGGCGACATATCCAGAAAAATGTAGAAAAGGCACCTCTGTTCGTCCAACAAAGTGTTGGACAGGCTAGCAGTAGTGCTGAATTTGAAAAAACTGGCAACCTAAACCAAGTGTGTGGTAAAGCTGGCTTTGATTTGTACTCTGGAAAGTTTCCAAATGGTAGTGGTGTCCGCAATGGATTGGAGGTAGTGACTGATAGTGTTCCTGCACAAACTGACAAGTTGTGTGGTGTTGCTTGCACTGAGAAATTTATCAAGCGTGAAGAAGTGACAACTGCCATCCCAAGCCCTGTGATTGCAACAGTAAGTGGTCAGTCTGAGTCATTAATTGCTAAATCACTGCATTTGGAAGGTAATGTTGCCAGCcctgttgctggattatgtgaaccAGCTAGTCAACCCACCATTTCTGCTTCGGGACCTGCAAGCTGTAATCCTGTTAAAGCTACTATTGATTGTAAACCAGCAGTTAATCAGATTCATGCTCACAAAAATGTGGCCCGGAAGCCttgtgatgtatcccgaagttcctcCAACCCTACAGCTGAACCTCTGGTTTTCAATTCTCTGCACCGTGCTGTACTTGATGGTATGTCCCAAGGAAGTGCTTCAATGGACTTTTCAGAGGATGGTGATAATGCTGTTTCACAGCTGCCTACTACCAATAAGCCTCGTGTTGAGTCATTGGGTAATAGTCAAATTACTGAGGTTAATAACTTAATCACAGAGCCGCGGAAAGAAGGTGATAGTAATATGCATCATGACTGTTTGTCCGTGACAAATAAGGTTCACATTCAGGGCACTGATGATGTGAAGCGTGTTAATACGCCAGATGTCATTGCCACCCATTCAGGTGAGGAGGAGCATGAAAGTGAGGTTTCTGTTAATGGGAAAGCCAAAGACAAACAATTGTTGACATCTGATAAGAATTCCCCACTGACTAATACTGACATTACCATGGAAGATGTTAAGATTTCCGCAGGTGCCAGTTCAGCAGATCTTACAAGATCACCTATTTTGGGAGCTTCAGGTTCCCATAAAATAGATTCTACGAGGCAATCTCCCAAGACATCTGATAACACTGTCGAGAAGTGTAGAATCCCAGTGATAAAATCTGAAAGGAGTCAGTCTCCTGATGGTAAACAAGCTGCTAATTGTAGCGAGGACAATACAAAAATTGCTGCTGTAAAGAGTGAGCATGGGACAGAAAAGGAAGAGATTGCTAGAGGCTCTAATTTACAGCCAAACGAtccagttttgggtgaagattcactTGTTGACAGAGCTTCGACCAGTCAACTACATAATGAATCTACAGAGGTAAAATCGACAGGTGAAAGATCAGAACACGAAAAATCCAAACCTGACtcttgcatgacatcttctgtaCAGAATGAAAAAGATGGACAGGTTAATGGGTCGCATTGGCGAGATGTGGCAAATGCTTATGTTAATAG GAATGAAAGATGGGAGAGGTTCATGCAGTCTGAGCGAGAGAACAATAGAGAGTTCCATGGTGGCAGAGACATGAACAATCAACGGAGGATAGACCCACGTTATCGTGGTCGTGGTGGTGGATATCATGGCTATCCAAGGAACTTCAGGGGTCCAAGAATGAGCGATGAGTCTGAAATTGACTTCGAAGATGAACCTATTGTTGGCAGAAGGAGGCCACATGAAAATGACTACGGGCACTTGCACCGAACTCAGCATAGGCGGCTGCGTTCACCACTGCATCAGATGCCTGGCTGCCTCATGAGAGAAATGGAGCATGACAGATTTTCTGGGAGAGAGATTATGGACCCTAGGCTGTTGGATCACGGGCAGATGGATGATGTCCCAGATGACATGATGGAACAGAGGTTTTTCATGCCCCATCCTCATTCACAGCACACTCTAGGTGATCATGCATTTATCCACAGGGACAGGAGTCATTCACCTGGTCAAAGAAGGGGCGCCCCCGTGCATTTCCACCGGGGACGGTCCCCTGAAACCATGCACAGATCACCACCACTAAACAGAAGTGACAGACCATACTTACCTCATCAACGCCACATACGACGCCGTGGTTCTCCATTCGACCGAGTAGGACATGACGAGAGAGGTATGCAAAGGAACATGAAGCGGTGTGGCATGCATCAAGGTGTGGAAGGTGAGACCTTTGAGCCACCTTTACATCCCGCTCAACTAGCCGTGCTACATGCAGAGGCTGAGCTTACAGAGAGAAGGAGGTTTGGGGAGAGGAGAGGGTATCGTCGATCCTTGGAACGGAGCCCCATGGGCGGCGACGAGGAGATGCTCTCATACCACCACGGCGATGGCGACATCGACTTCGCCGATGGTGATGGCGGTCCACGGGAGCCTGATGGCCGTGGCTTCAGGAACAGAATGGAGCACCGAGCAAGGGGCGAGCAGGAAGACGGCTTCAGGTACCGTGGCCCTCAGGGGTGCCGTGACGGCAACCCGAATGACAGTAGATCGAAGAAGAGGAGGTACTGA
- the LOC119285329 gene encoding uncharacterized protein LOC119285329, with protein MKCWCTHAPKGAMATPLSSPFSVTTLRAPLWHGRLHAPPLPPLRASSGDDAAGPETPAPVATAPAADEEFEKRVLQLKSRVGPKKRGSAGARKRKAAAESNAVTLPPVPLREPRSALGLPVEFGFTAYSERLNGLLATVGLTALLLVELGSGKSLVKYHQAPTLFLQVYTIVAAGTVYVKYEKERISVWPAPAPPKAPTSGE; from the coding sequence ATGAAGTGCTGGTGCACACATGCGCCCAAGGGAGCAATGGCGACGCCGCTCTCCAGCCCCTTCTCCGTCACCACCCTCCGGGCCCCGCTCTGGCACGGCCGCCTCCACGCACCGCCGCTGCCTCCCCTCCGCGCAAGCTCCGGCGATGACGCCGCCGGGCCGGAGACGCCGGCCCCGGtcgccaccgcccccgccgccgACGAGGAGTTCGAGAAGCGCGTGCTGCAGCTGAAGTCCCGCGTCGGGCCCAAGAAGCGGGGCAGCGCCGGGGCGCGCAAGAGGAAGGCCGCCGCCGAGTCCAACGCCGTCACGCTGCCGCCGGTGCCGCTGCGGGAGCCACGGTCGGCGCTTGGCCTGCCCGTGGAGTTCGGCTTCACCGCCTACAGCGAGCGGCTCAACGGCCTGCTGGCCACGGTGGGCCTCACCGCGCTGCTACTGGTGGAGCTCGGCTCCGGCAAGTCGCTGGTCAAGTACCACCAGGCGCCCACGCTGTTCCTGCAGGTGTACACGATCGTCGCGGCGGGCACCGTGTACGTCAAGTACGAGAAGGAGCGGATCAGCGTctggccggcgccggcgccgcccaAGGCGCCGACGAGCGGCGAATAA